The Thermomicrobiales bacterium DNA segment GATGCTTCCTGGCCTCCGGAAGGTTTGTGCCTGGCGGAGCGCGCAGCAACCGTTCGCTCCTGGCAGGTCGCGACGGATCGTCATCGCATTCGGAGCCCGAACACACGACAATCGTCATGGAACGCAATACCCATGACAGACGGCGCTATCGACCAACCCAAGCCAACCACGCGCAAACCGACGGAGCCGCCGTCGTATTGGTCTGTGCTGCATCACGCCTCGGTGCAGATCGTCGCGCTCTCCCGTTTTCTCTCCCGCATGGGGGGCCAGACGCTCAGCTACGGCATCATGGTCTTCCTGGCCGCGGCGGGCGCCAGCCAGCTCGAGATCTCTCTGGCCAATTCGGCGTCCTTCCTGGCGGCGCTGCTCTTTGGCCTGCAAGGGGGCTTGCTGGCCGACTCGCGCCCCAAACGCCAGATTCTGGCGTTCGGCTTCGCCGTCCAGGCGGTGCTCTGTTTCGTCGTCCCGTTCACCATCGGCACCGATGTCGGCGATCTGCTCTTCGTCGTCTTCGTCACCAGCGCCATCACCCAGGTCGTCACCCCGGGGATGAAGTCGATCGTGGCCATCGTGGCTACTCCCGCCGAGGTCGCCACCACCAGCGCGCTGATCAATATCACCGGATCGATCGGTTCGGCGGTGGGTTCGGCCTTCATCGCGCCGGTACTGATCAAGACCTCCGGCATCGAGGCAATCATGGTTGCCTCCGGTGTGCTCTTCGTGCTGAGCGCGGTGCGCATCTATCACCTGCCGGCATCAGAACGACGCGGCAAAAAGGAGCATTCCAAATCGCTGCGTGATGTGGACTGGCGGCCACGCGCGCTTTCGCTGACCTATAACGCCGAATGGATCATGGCCAACCGGCCAATTGCTTCCATGCTGTTGGTGGGCGGTTTGGCGGGAGCGCTCTATCAGGGGATCAATACGCTGGTTCCCGTCTATGTGCGGGAAGTGCTCCATCAAGACCCGACCAACAGCATCTACATCATGGCGCCCTCCGGGGTGGGCTACCTGATCGGCGCGTTCGGGTCACCCTTCTTTATCCGCTGGTTCGGTGAGCGTCGGGTGGCCGTCTGGTCGCTGGTATTGATGGCAGTCGGCATGTTCCTGCTCGGTTCGATTGGTCTGGTGGCGGGCCCGCTGGCCGCCATTAGCCCGTTGCGGCTGGTGACCGAAATCACCGGGGTGCAGTTGAGCGATGCCGTGATGGCGGCGGGAGTGGCGGCTATCCCGGCGAACCTTGGCTCCACGGCTGCCAGCCAGGCAGTGCAGGTCTACGTGAACCGCAATGTGCCGGTGCGTACCCAGGGCGGCGTCTTCGGTTTGCAGCAGGTGCAAGAGAATGCGCTCAATCTGATCACGGTCATCCTGCTCGGTTTCGCGGCAACCGTGACCGGTCCGCAGTACATCTTCCTGGTGGCGCCCATCATCGTCGTGGGGGCTGTGCTGGGACTGGTGCGGTATAGCTACCGGCACACCACCGGTGAATTTCCCGAGTTCTCGGAAAGTATCGAATTCTTTACCGAAGATATCCCTCCGCAGAAAATCAGGAACGCCTGGCCTCGGCGTCGAAGGAAGAAACCCGCGAAAACGCCATCCTCCGGAACGTAGTCACCCGACCAATCGCGCTCGTCTTCGGGACTACTCCTTTCGGTGTAATTTCTCGTTTGGGCTATTTTCCGGCCCTCGGACTGCGCTACAGTCCCAAACGCGTGCGTGAGTTCCGTGCGCCGAGGGATCGTTGTCGTGGCGGAAAGCGCGTCGGCACAACCAGCGTCCGTAGCCGCCTCCGCTCCGTCCTACCGGTCGGTGCTGGGTCACCAGCCGGTGCGCATTGTTGCCCTCTCGCGCTTCCTCTCGCGCGCGGGTGGCCAGATCATGAGCTACGGCATCATGGTCTTTCTGGCGGCAGCGGGAGCCTCCCAGCTCGAAATCTCGTTCGCGAAGGCGGCGGCGTTTCTGGCGGCGTTGCTCTTTGGCCTGCAGGGCGGCATGCTGGCCGACTCCCGGCCGAAACGCCAGATTCTGCTCTTTGGGTTCGCGGTGCTGGCAGGGGTCTGCTTTCTGACGCCCTTTCTGCTGGGAACCAGCAACGGCGATTTGCTCTTTGTGATCTTCGTTTCCAGCGCAATCAACCAGGTCGTCGGTCCAGGGATGAAGTCGATCGTGGCCATCGTGGCCACCCCGGCGGAGCTGGCCACCACGAGCGCGCTGGTCAATATCGTGGGGTCGATCGGCTCGTCCATCGGGTCGACGCTGATCGCCCCGGTGCTCATCAAGCAGTCGGGCATCGACGCCATCCTGATCGCCGCGGGGATCTTCTATCTGCTCAGCGCGGTGCGTATCTACCGCTTGCCTTCCGCCGAGGCGCTGGGGAAATCCGAGGCGACCAAGGGGCTGCGCTCGCTCGATTGGAAACCGCGCGCGCTCTCGCTACGCTACAACGCCAACTGGATCATGGCCAATCGCCCGGTGGCGTCGATGCTGCTGGTGGCGGCGCTCTCGGCATCGTTGCTGCACGGTGTCACCGCCCTGGTTCCGCTCTTTGTCCGCGATGTGTTGGATTCCGACCCGGCCAACAGCGTCTATATCTTTTTTCTCTCGGGTGTCGGCTTCTTCGTGGGGGCCGCGATCTCCCCACGGCTGATCCGCGTATACGGAGAGCGGAGGGTTGCCGTCGTCTCGCTCGTTCTGATGGCCACCAGCATCATCTTGCTCG contains these protein-coding regions:
- a CDS encoding MFS transporter gives rise to the protein MTDGAIDQPKPTTRKPTEPPSYWSVLHHASVQIVALSRFLSRMGGQTLSYGIMVFLAAAGASQLEISLANSASFLAALLFGLQGGLLADSRPKRQILAFGFAVQAVLCFVVPFTIGTDVGDLLFVVFVTSAITQVVTPGMKSIVAIVATPAEVATTSALINITGSIGSAVGSAFIAPVLIKTSGIEAIMVASGVLFVLSAVRIYHLPASERRGKKEHSKSLRDVDWRPRALSLTYNAEWIMANRPIASMLLVGGLAGALYQGINTLVPVYVREVLHQDPTNSIYIMAPSGVGYLIGAFGSPFFIRWFGERRVAVWSLVLMAVGMFLLGSIGLVAGPLAAISPLRLVTEITGVQLSDAVMAAGVAAIPANLGSTAASQAVQVYVNRNVPVRTQGGVFGLQQVQENALNLITVILLGFAATVTGPQYIFLVAPIIVVGAVLGLVRYSYRHTTGEFPEFSESIEFFTEDIPPQKIRNAWPRRRRKKPAKTPSSGT
- a CDS encoding MFS transporter gives rise to the protein MAESASAQPASVAASAPSYRSVLGHQPVRIVALSRFLSRAGGQIMSYGIMVFLAAAGASQLEISFAKAAAFLAALLFGLQGGMLADSRPKRQILLFGFAVLAGVCFLTPFLLGTSNGDLLFVIFVSSAINQVVGPGMKSIVAIVATPAELATTSALVNIVGSIGSSIGSTLIAPVLIKQSGIDAILIAAGIFYLLSAVRIYRLPSAEALGKSEATKGLRSLDWKPRALSLRYNANWIMANRPVASMLLVAALSASLLHGVTALVPLFVRDVLDSDPANSVYIFFLSGVGFFVGAAISPRLIRVYGERRVAVVSLVLMATSIILLAFIDAVAKPLSFLNPFQLTNYFDLTDMSDAVLAAGVISFPANLGSTMCLQAVQVYINRTVPENQQGGIFGLQQVQENALNLIVIMLLGGLAALTGPQYIFFFAPIVVGLVGLALIAYSYRHATGQLPGLGTSIHFLTEDASPEEIHPVGSRDEAESGNPQE